Within the Fibrobacter sp. genome, the region ATTTCACAGCATCATCGATGCAGTCATGCAATATCACACTCATAGTCTGGATACCGCTGTCCTTGGCAAATCTGCTCAGATTCTCAATAGTATCTCTGCAGCGAAGCGCCTCGGAATATATGATCTGCAAGTACTGATGCAGTTCATCCTGTCCCACAGGCTCGTTGTTTTTCATCCTTTCAAGTATTGAACTTGAAAAACCCAGTATCGCAGTAAGGGGATTGTTGATCTCATGTGCAACACCGGATGCCAGAGTGCCGATGGATGCCAGTCTTGCGGAACGGTAAAGCTGTTTTCTTGCCAGCTTCTGCTCTTCCTCAAGACGAAGCTGCTGGGTTATGTCATTCATCGTGATTATGATGGTGGAATTTGCCTGCCAGTAACCAACATAGATCGCATTCAATTTTACCATCAAGGAAGGCGTGCCATCCGGACCTGACAAATGAAAATTACGATGCAGAAGGGGTACAAAATCTTCAGAAGCAAGACTGTTAAAAAGTACCTCCAGTGACTCTCTGTCCTCCCGGAAAAAGCTGAAGATACTTCCCCCTTCAATCTCCTCTCTTTTCATTCCTAAAGTTTTACAGAAATAACGGTTACAATCGATAATAGTCTGTGTTGAATCGATTGTAACGTACATGCTGGGAAAATTCTCATATAAACACTTGTATCCGGCTTTTGAGAGAATGATCTGGCGCTGAAGCCTGCGGATCCTCAACAATGGTTTAATACATGCGAGAAACTCATCACAGGAAAAAGGCTTTTTTAAATAATCATCAGCATAGACCAGTTTTGCTCTTTTGTCCCTGACCTCAGAAACAGACAGAAAAATTACTGGAAGATAACTCTGACCCGTTGTTTTCTTGATCTGTTTTATTAAAGAAAAGTTATCTCTGTCCGCCATCTCAAAATCAAAAAGGACAAGATCGGCTTTACCTTCTTCAACAATCCTCAAAACATCCTGACTACAGGAACTTACGACACACTCAAAACCGGCTTTAATTACCGAATCCTTTACAATTGCAGAGGTGTGCAGATTGTCATCTACTACAAGAACAGTCTCTCTTGCAGATGCGTTATCTGAGACGCTCATGCAATTTCTCCTTCAGGGCGGACAGAGCCCTGCCACGGTGACTTATTGAATTCTTGACATCAGGACTCAACTGGGCAAAAGTACTGCTGTACCCATCAGGAATAAAAAGCGGATCGTAGCCAAACCCGCCAGCTCCCTCAGGAGCAAATCCGATTTTTCCCCTGCATACCCCCTCTGCCTTTACATACTGATCTTTTCCGGTCACCAGTACAATAACACACCGGAAAGCGGCTCCCCGTCTGTCTTCCGGAACCCCTTCCATCACTTTAAGAAGTTTCTCATTATTGGCCTTATAGTCACAGTTCTCACCAGCATACCTGGCACTTCTCACACCCGGTTCTCCACCAAGGAAATCGACTTCCAGTCCTGAATCATCAGCCAGTGTCCATAACCCACAGTGGTCAAAAACCCACCTGGCCTTGATAAGCGCATTTTCAAGAAACGTGGAGCCGGTTTCATCAATTTCAGGAACCGGGTTGAATAATTCGCCCATGGAAACAAGTTCAACACGCTCCTCTTTCAGGATCTCCCTGATTTCCGTTATTTTGCCCTTGTTATTTGTAGCTGCTGCAATCTTAATCATAGATCAGCCCACTACGATATTGACAAGTTTCCCCGGAACGACTATTACTTTGCGCACAGTTTTATCCGTGGTGTACGTTTTGATCTTCTCGAGTCCCAGAGCCGATTCCTTCAACTGCTCCTGAGTGGCATCACGCGGAGCAGTAAACTCTGCCCTCAATTTCCCGTTTACCTGTACAACAATGGTCACATTCTGCTCAAGAGTGAGTGATTCGTCCCACGAAGGCCAGTTCGATTGAATAACAAAACCGTCTCCACCAAGTTTCTCCCAGAGTTCATCTCCAAGATGCGGGGCAAAAGGAGAAACCAGTTTCACAAGAACAGTGAGGTCTTCTTTTGAGGCACCTTTCTCTGAAATCTCGTTTATAAACTCCATCATTGCTGCTACCGCAGTATTGAACTTCATCCCCTCGATATCATTGGTGACTTTTTTTATCACCCGGTGCCTGGCTCTGATATTTGTTTCTGCAGAGCCGGCTTTTGATTCATCATACTCATCCACCAGCCTGTACAACCTGCGCAGGAACCTGCTGCATCCCTCAATTGCCCTGGGATCCCAAGGCTTTGGAAGCTCAAACTCTCCCATAAACATCTCGTAAAGACGCAGAGTATCCGCACCATACCTGGCTACCACATCATCCGGATTGACTCCATTGAGCTTGGACTTTGCCATCTTCTCTATTTCCATGCTCAGTTTCTCACCTGTGGAGACCAGATAAGGTTCATTGTTTCTGAACTCAACTTCAGAAAGCGGATGGTACTTTCCCGTACTGTCACGGTAAGTAGCCGCAAGCACTGTCCCCTGATGACGGAGTTTTTTGAAAGGTTCTTTTGTGGACACATATCCCAAATCGTAAAGCACCTTGTGCCAGAAACGGGAATAGAGGAGATGAAGCACAGCGTGCTCAGCACCACCGATATATAAATCCACATTCATCCACTGTTTCTCCGCTTCCTTTGACCAGGGTTCATTGTTATTCACCGGGTCAAGATACCTCAGATAATCCCAGCAGGACCCTGCCCATTGCGGCATGGTGTTGGTCTCCCTTTTTGCCGGACCGCCACACTGAGGACAGGTGGTGTTAAGCCACTCAGTGATATTTGCCAGTGGAGATTCTCCTGTTCCGGAAGGTTCGTACCGCTCCACATCCGGAAGAGTCACAGGAAGCTGATCCTCAGGAACAGCGACCGCTCCGCATTTCTCACAGTGAACAATCGGGATCGGTTCTCCCCAGTAACGCTGACGCGAAAACACCCAGTCTCTCAGACGATAACTGACTGCGGATTTCCCTTTCCCCGACTTTTCGAGACTTTCAATTATCCTGCGTTTGGCATCCGGTGTCCTTAAGTTGTCAAGTTCACCCGAGTTGATGTTTATTCCCTCATCCGTAAATGCCTGACCGGATGGTATTTCGCCCTCTGCAGGGCGAACAACCTGAATTATCGGCAACTGGTATTTACATGCGAACTCATAATCGCGCTCGTCGTGGGCCGGAACGGCCATTATGGCACCAGTTCCGTAAGTAGAGAGGACATAATCGGCAATCCATATTGGAATTTGTTTGTTGTTCACCGGATTTACAGCATAAGACCCCGTGAATACGCCGGTTTTCTCCTTTGAAAGCTCAGTTCTCTCAAGGTCACTCTTCCTTCGGGCCGCAGTCTGGTATTCTCTGACCTCTGCCTGTTTCTCAGGAGTGGTTATTCTGTCAACAAGAGGATGCTCGGGAGAAAGAACAACATAAGTTGCTCCAAAAAGAGTGTCGGGCCTGGTAGTGAACACCCTGATCTCCTCCCCTTCGGCAGTTCCTGACGCAACAGTGAAAATCACCTTCGCACCTTCAGACCTTCCTATCCAGTTGCGCTGCATTGCGAGGGTCGATTCCGGCCAGTCAACTTCAGAGAGATCCTCAAGAAGCCTGTCGGCATATTTGGTGATCCTTAAAATCCACTGACGGAGATCCTTTCTTTCCACGATACTTCCGCATCTCTCACACTTACCACCTGTCACTTCCTCGTTTGCCAGGCCGGTCTTGCAGGATGGGCACCAGTTAATCGGCATTATTCCCTCATAAGCCAGACCCATTTTGTAAAGCTGGAGAAATATCCACTGGGTCCATTTATAATACCGCGGATCGGTTGTGTTAACCTCTCTGTCCCAGTCATAGGCAAAACCGATGGAATCTATCTGCCGCCTGAAGTTCGAGATGGCCTTGTCAGTAGTTATCCGGGGGTGTATACCGGTTTTGATTGCGAAATTCTCAGCCGGAAGCCCGAAAGCATCCCAGCCCATTGGATGAAGCACGTTCCATCCCTGCATCCTCTTGAACCTGGTCACTATATCAGTAGCCGTGTATCCTTCACAATGTCCTACATGAAGACCGGATCCGGATGGATACGGAAACATGTCAAGCGCATAGAATTTCGGCTTTCCCGGATCGTAAACAGCCTTGTGCAGTTTGTTCTCTTTCCACCTCTGCTGCCACTTCGGTTCAATCACCGATGGGTCATAATTGCTCATCTTAATACCTTTCCATTTTTATCTTCTGACAAATTTAATTCTTCTTCCGATTACTTCAGCAATCCAGATTCTTCTGAAAATACTCGATCGTTTTACGAAGCCCTTTTTCCAG harbors:
- a CDS encoding response regulator; the encoded protein is MSVSDNASARETVLVVDDNLHTSAIVKDSVIKAGFECVVSSCSQDVLRIVEEGKADLVLFDFEMADRDNFSLIKQIKKTTGQSYLPVIFLSVSEVRDKRAKLVYADDYLKKPFSCDEFLACIKPLLRIRRLQRQIILSKAGYKCLYENFPSMYVTIDSTQTIIDCNRYFCKTLGMKREEIEGGSIFSFFREDRESLEVLFNSLASEDFVPLLHRNFHLSGPDGTPSLMVKLNAIYVGYWQANSTIIITMNDITQQLRLEEEQKLARKQLYRSARLASIGTLASGVAHEINNPLTAILGFSSSILERMKNNEPVGQDELHQYLQIIYSEALRCRDTIENLSRFAKDSGIQTMSVILHDCIDDAVKLLQPRAVKTGINIVNKISSDVVVMADSARLSQVFVNLLSNCLDFCPSGSEVIIEPSVSHDPSRYYCVQVSDNGPGIKPEAHSKLFDPFFTTKEVGAGAGLGLAICHNIMEDYNGSIEIESELSKETKVTLEIPVEKKVMSDGQG
- the rdgB gene encoding RdgB/HAM1 family non-canonical purine NTP pyrophosphatase; the protein is MIKIAAATNNKGKITEIREILKEERVELVSMGELFNPVPEIDETGSTFLENALIKARWVFDHCGLWTLADDSGLEVDFLGGEPGVRSARYAGENCDYKANNEKLLKVMEGVPEDRRGAAFRCVIVLVTGKDQYVKAEGVCRGKIGFAPEGAGGFGYDPLFIPDGYSSTFAQLSPDVKNSISHRGRALSALKEKLHERLR
- a CDS encoding leucine--tRNA ligase — translated: MSNYDPSVIEPKWQQRWKENKLHKAVYDPGKPKFYALDMFPYPSGSGLHVGHCEGYTATDIVTRFKRMQGWNVLHPMGWDAFGLPAENFAIKTGIHPRITTDKAISNFRRQIDSIGFAYDWDREVNTTDPRYYKWTQWIFLQLYKMGLAYEGIMPINWCPSCKTGLANEEVTGGKCERCGSIVERKDLRQWILRITKYADRLLEDLSEVDWPESTLAMQRNWIGRSEGAKVIFTVASGTAEGEEIRVFTTRPDTLFGATYVVLSPEHPLVDRITTPEKQAEVREYQTAARRKSDLERTELSKEKTGVFTGSYAVNPVNNKQIPIWIADYVLSTYGTGAIMAVPAHDERDYEFACKYQLPIIQVVRPAEGEIPSGQAFTDEGININSGELDNLRTPDAKRRIIESLEKSGKGKSAVSYRLRDWVFSRQRYWGEPIPIVHCEKCGAVAVPEDQLPVTLPDVERYEPSGTGESPLANITEWLNTTCPQCGGPAKRETNTMPQWAGSCWDYLRYLDPVNNNEPWSKEAEKQWMNVDLYIGGAEHAVLHLLYSRFWHKVLYDLGYVSTKEPFKKLRHQGTVLAATYRDSTGKYHPLSEVEFRNNEPYLVSTGEKLSMEIEKMAKSKLNGVNPDDVVARYGADTLRLYEMFMGEFELPKPWDPRAIEGCSRFLRRLYRLVDEYDESKAGSAETNIRARHRVIKKVTNDIEGMKFNTAVAAMMEFINEISEKGASKEDLTVLVKLVSPFAPHLGDELWEKLGGDGFVIQSNWPSWDESLTLEQNVTIVVQVNGKLRAEFTAPRDATQEQLKESALGLEKIKTYTTDKTVRKVIVVPGKLVNIVVG